One Castanea sativa cultivar Marrone di Chiusa Pesio chromosome 4, ASM4071231v1 DNA window includes the following coding sequences:
- the LOC142631055 gene encoding receptor-like protein 20 codes for MGLSIFLFMLMHFLALLSLYNLIFASSSFVQPLCHHDESFALLQFKESFIIDHSASSETSAYPKVSSWKLESDDCCSWDGVGCDKDTGHVISLDLSSSCLYRSINSSSSLFRLVNLQRLYLADNYFNLSRIPVGIRQLSNLTYLDLYASDFAGQIPAEIFQLTGLIYLSLSHNNFTGPVPSSFGILTELIHLDLSMNNFPGPVPSSFGNLTELIYLDLSYNNFAGPVPSSFGNLTKLINLDLSYNNFNRGALDWIGKQTNFILLGLANLNLNGSIPFFIQNLTQLTYLNLDSCNLTGHIPSWLANLTQLEDLRLGKNGLHGSIPSWISRLMNLEILFLDYNHFGGIVEFDIFLKLPKLSYLRLSFNQISLLIKPSNNITFPKFRLLGLGSCDLDEFPDFLKSQDELEVLTLSNNKISGLIPNWMWNSSKKTLWNLDLSNNFLVGFHQLPVILPWTNLENLDLSNNKLQGSLPIPPPSILSYKFSNNTLTGEIPQMICNLSSLAPLDLSYNNLSGMLPDCLRNLSFSLSILNLRRNNFYGNIPQLCKKGSKLKMIDFSQNQLQGWIPRSLVNCTLSETLVLGNNQINDSFPSWLGVLPELGVLILRHNQLQGAIGKPEGNFVFPNLRIVDFSYNNFTGKLPFEYFQIWKAMQIIDKHGQLYMQETMGFNAPGYTLKSLYNFSMTFTNKGRELAYERIPYIFIAMDLSSNKFEGEIPELMGNLQAIQLLNFSNNLLTGSIPSSLEKLTALEALDLSQNKLSGEIPPQLTQLTFLAFFNVSNNHLIGPIPHGNQFDTFQDKSFGGNPGLCGNPLPKKCGNSEGSLLPPLTFEEINQDSKLLFEFGWKVVVIGYGCGFIIGVIIGQIVIARKYKWFIYLHFAFQHQIGR; via the exons ATGGgtttatcaatttttcttttcatgctTATGCACTTTCTTGCTCTACTTTCGTTGTATAATCTTATATTTGCTAGCTCTTCTTTCGTGCAACCTCTATGCCATCATGATGAGAGCTTCGCCTTGCTGCAATTTAAGGAAAGCTTTATCATCGATCACTCTGCATCTTCTGAAACTTCTGCTTACCCGAAGGTTTCTTCGTGGAAGCTTGAAAGTGACGATTGTTGCTCATGGGATGGTGTTGGTTGCGATAAGGACACCGGTCATGTGATCAGCCTTGATCTTAGCTCTAGTTGTCTCTATCGTTCTATCAACTCCAGTAGTAGCCTTTTCCGTCTTGTTAATCTCCAGAGGCTGTATCTCGCCGATAATTACTTTAATCTCTCTCGAATCCCTGTTGGTATTAGGCAGCTTTCGAATCTAACTTATTTGGACCTCTACGCTTCTGACTTTGCAGGCCAAATCCCAGCCGAAATTTTCCAGCTTACCGGGCTCATCTATCTAAGCCTTTCACATAACAATTTCACTGGACCAGTACCGTCCTCATTTGGTATTCTTACCGAGCTCATCCATCTGGACCTTTCAATGAACAATTTCCCAGGACCAGTACCATCCTCATTTGGTAATCTTACCGAGCTCATCTATCTGGACCTTTCATATAACAATTTCGCTGGACCAGTACCATCCTCATTTGGTAATCTTACCAAGCTCATCAATCTGGACCTTTCATATAACAATTTCAACCGTGGTGCTTTGGATTGGATCGGTAAGCAAACTAACTTCATTCTGTTGGGCCTAGCGAACCTCAATTTGAATGGTAGCATcccattttttattcaaaacctTACCCAACTAACATATTTAAACCTTGATTCTTGTAATTTAACGGGCCATATTCCATCTTGGCTAGCAAACCTTACCCAACTAGAAGATTTGCGACTTGGAAAGAATGGTTTGCATGGTTCAATACCATCATGGATATCTAGGCTTATGAATCTGGAAATCCTCTTTCTGGATTATAATCACTTTGGTGGTATAGTtgaatttgacatttttttgaaactccCAAAGCTCTCTTATCTCCGACTATCTTTCAACCAAATTTCATTGCTGATAAAGCCTAGTAACAACATTACTTTTCCAAAATTTCGGTTACTAGGACTGGGTTCTTGTGACTTAGATGAGTTCCCAGATTTTCTAAAAAGCCAAGATGAATTGGAGGTGTTGACACTTTCTAATAACAAAATTAGTGGCCTAATACCAAACTGGATGTGGAACTCAAGTAAAAAAACTCTCTGGAATCTAGATCTGTCTAACAATTTTCTAGTAGGTTTCCACCAACTTCCTGTTATTCTACCATGGACCAATCTAGAAAATTTGGATCTTAGTAATAACAAGCTGCAGGGATCACTTCCTATCCCACCACCTTCCATCTTAAGTTACAAATTCTCAAATAACACACTAACCGGAGAAATCCCACAAATGATTTGCAATCTAAGTTCTCTTG CCCCCCTTGACTTGTCATATAACAACTTGAGTGGCATGCTTCCGGATTGTTTGCGAAACCTTAGTTTTTCCTTATCAATTCTCAATCTAAGGAGGAACAACTTTTACGGCAACATTCCTCAATTATGCAAGAAGGGGAGCAAATTGAAAATGATTGATTTTAGTCAAAATCAATTACAAGGGTGGATACCAAGATCGTTGGTGAATTGTACTCTGTCGGAAACTCTTGTTCTCGGAAACAATCAGATAAATGATTCTTTCCCCTCTTGGTTGGGTGTTCTTCCAGAATTGGGGGTTCTTATATTACGACATAATCAACTCCAAGGTGCAATAGGGAAACCCGAAGGTAATTTTGTATTTCCAAACTTGCGTATCGTTGACTTTTCTTACAACAATTTCACTGGTAAGTTACCATTTGAGTACTTCCAAATTTGGAAAGCCATGCAAATCATTGATAAGCATGGTCAATTGTATATGCAAGAGACTATGGGTTTCAATGCACCTGGATATACATTGAAATCTCTTTACAATTTCTCAATGACATTCACAAACAAAGGCAGAGAGCTTGCATACGAGAGAATCCCATATATTTTCATAGCCATGGATCTTTCAAGCAATAAATTTGAAGGAGAAATTCCAGAACTCATGGGGAATTTGCAAGCAATCCAATTGCTTAACTTTTCCAATAACTTACTCACTGGTTCTATCCCTTCATCCTTGGAGAAGTTGACAGCGCTAGAAGCATTGGACCTTTCTCAAAACAAGTTGTCTGGAGAGATCCCTCCACAACTAACACAGCTCACATTCCTTGCATTTTTCAATGTCTCTAACAATCATCTAATAGGGCCTATACCACATGGGAACCAATTTGATACCTTTCAAGACAAGTCTTTTGGTGGTAATCCTGGATTGTGTGGAAATCCTTTGCCAAAGAAATGTGGAAATTCTGAGGGCTCATTGCTCCCTCCTTTAACCTTTGAAGAGATTAATCAAGACTCAAAGTTGCTATTTGAATTCGGCTGGAAAGTAGTCGTGATCGGATATGGTTGTGGTTTCATAATTGGAGTTATTATTGGGCAAATTGTGATCGCAAGGAAGTATAAATGGTTTATTTATCTTCACTTTGCATTTCAACACCAAATAGGAAGATAA